The Sediminispirochaeta smaragdinae DSM 11293 genome has a segment encoding these proteins:
- a CDS encoding HAD-IIB family hydrolase — protein MQNLAAFRTESISLRFLFTDIDDTVTTDGRVTADAYEAIWRLSRAGISVIPVTGRPAGWCDLIIRQWPVDAVVGENGAFVYYRTTDGSIRTYTHPSIADEDLTSRLAEVRKAVLKEVPGSRVARDQFCRKYDLAIDFREDPPDLGLEAAEQIKQVCERFGAVAKISSIHVNCWFGSYDKLSMVTAFMQYRYGIDEAELKQTAVFCGDSPNDEPMFAFFPHSFGVGNIADFAHLMRHLPAWAASKRGGEGFAEIIGALLREGRGSGRRKRVPVSGDQLRIAIFTDSFLPQVNGVVTSIMKLAENLAERGHYVLIFAPAHRKRPDYSHENVDVHLIPSIPANFYEDFRWVAPYDYSVYRILRKCNIDIVHAMTPTLVSFLGIRFARRLGLPVVFSFHTLISDPAYYEHMFKGLIKIEAKTVWKFCNYFNNASDLVVAPSRVTARLLQENGCESDVITISNGIDPRDFDNSRADEFKKRFGLKGRTILYIGRLATEKSVPILIKAFDRIYPAVQDARLLIIGDGPEREELVSLAASLPSSEAIIFTGKMERKELVASGVFGACELFASPSRTETQGISILEALVNRLPCVVVNEGAVPELIHDGVNGMVVPSENVGAMAKSLKSLLLDDELRRSLANFPEAMIAPHYLSRVIREWEMRYYHLLMRNAAGSLPKRPELALHRMISIIRDFSFDTSLRSKLERAFVHFSFREKEGR, from the coding sequence GTGCAAAACCTTGCAGCTTTTCGTACCGAATCGATTTCACTGCGATTTCTCTTTACCGATATAGACGATACGGTCACAACCGACGGCCGTGTAACAGCCGATGCATATGAGGCGATTTGGAGGCTTTCCAGGGCGGGTATCTCCGTTATTCCTGTTACCGGCCGTCCCGCAGGATGGTGCGATCTCATTATCCGGCAGTGGCCGGTAGATGCAGTGGTCGGCGAAAATGGGGCCTTTGTTTACTATCGTACCACAGATGGTTCCATCCGTACCTATACCCATCCTTCGATCGCCGATGAAGACCTGACATCCCGTCTCGCAGAGGTGCGGAAAGCCGTGCTGAAAGAGGTCCCGGGGAGTAGGGTCGCCCGTGATCAATTTTGCCGTAAATACGATCTCGCCATCGATTTTCGGGAAGATCCTCCCGATCTTGGGCTCGAAGCCGCCGAGCAGATAAAACAGGTCTGTGAACGTTTTGGGGCGGTCGCGAAGATCAGCTCGATTCATGTCAATTGCTGGTTCGGATCTTACGACAAGCTTTCCATGGTTACCGCCTTTATGCAGTACCGATACGGTATCGATGAGGCTGAATTAAAGCAGACTGCGGTATTTTGTGGGGATTCTCCAAATGATGAACCGATGTTTGCCTTTTTCCCTCACTCGTTTGGGGTCGGTAACATCGCTGATTTTGCCCATCTGATGCGCCATCTACCCGCCTGGGCGGCTTCGAAACGGGGTGGAGAAGGTTTCGCCGAAATCATCGGAGCACTTTTGCGGGAGGGGCGAGGTAGCGGACGAAGAAAACGTGTGCCCGTAAGCGGAGACCAACTCCGTATCGCGATTTTTACCGATTCTTTTTTACCTCAGGTCAATGGCGTAGTCACTTCAATTATGAAACTTGCCGAGAACCTTGCGGAGCGGGGGCATTATGTGCTGATTTTTGCCCCAGCCCATCGGAAACGGCCGGACTATTCACATGAAAATGTGGATGTACACCTGATTCCGTCGATTCCTGCGAACTTTTATGAAGATTTTCGTTGGGTGGCGCCCTACGACTACAGCGTGTATCGAATACTTCGGAAATGCAACATCGATATTGTACACGCTATGACACCCACGCTTGTCTCCTTCCTTGGAATTCGTTTTGCAAGGCGCCTGGGACTGCCTGTTGTGTTTTCCTTTCATACGCTTATCAGCGATCCTGCCTATTACGAGCATATGTTTAAAGGGCTGATAAAGATCGAAGCAAAAACGGTGTGGAAGTTCTGCAACTATTTTAATAATGCCTCTGATCTCGTGGTGGCACCTTCCCGGGTCACCGCAAGGCTATTGCAGGAGAATGGTTGCGAGAGTGATGTCATAACCATCTCCAATGGGATAGATCCGAGAGATTTCGATAACAGCCGGGCCGATGAATTCAAAAAACGGTTCGGTTTGAAGGGGAGGACTATCCTCTATATTGGCCGCCTTGCAACGGAAAAAAGTGTACCGATACTTATAAAGGCTTTTGACCGAATCTACCCTGCTGTTCAGGATGCCAGATTGCTCATCATCGGTGATGGTCCGGAGCGGGAAGAGCTCGTGAGTCTTGCGGCCTCTCTTCCCTCGTCGGAGGCGATCATTTTTACCGGGAAGATGGAACGAAAGGAGCTTGTTGCTTCGGGTGTTTTTGGCGCCTGTGAGCTCTTTGCCTCTCCTTCTCGGACCGAAACGCAGGGAATTTCCATTCTGGAGGCTCTGGTGAACCGCCTTCCCTGTGTCGTCGTTAATGAGGGGGCTGTTCCCGAGTTGATCCATGACGGTGTGAACGGTATGGTTGTTCCCTCAGAAAATGTGGGTGCCATGGCGAAAAGCCTGAAGTCGCTACTTCTTGACGATGAACTCCGGCGTTCTTTGGCGAATTTCCCTGAGGCCATGATTGCTCCACATTATCTTTCCCGTGTGATTCGTGAGTGGGAGATGCGCTACTACCATCTTCTGATGCGTAATGCGGCCGGATCCTTACCGAAAAGGCCGGAACTTGCCCTTCATCGTATGATTTCCATTATTAGAGATTTTTCATTTGACACTTCCTTGCGGAGTAAACTCGAACGGGCTTTTGTGCATTTCTCTTTTCGGGAAAAAGAGGGGCGGTAA
- the pgsA gene encoding CDP-diacylglycerol--glycerol-3-phosphate 3-phosphatidyltransferase produces the protein MNLPNKLTVFRLILSPLYFIVFFLPVWTGRWEMVSAFVLLVIFLGIEASDVLDGHIARSRNLVTDIGKVLDPFADVFSRMTYFICFSAVGLMPVWIFVILIYRELAITFLRMYMIKKGFVMAASIWGKIKAVFYAFSGIIGLATIFTERLSPSSGALPTLRNISLVIFLIAAFASVASFLTYVRTVVILERSGGTSKV, from the coding sequence ATGAATTTACCAAACAAATTGACCGTTTTTCGGCTTATCCTTTCTCCACTTTATTTTATCGTTTTTTTTCTGCCTGTCTGGACGGGGAGATGGGAGATGGTTTCGGCTTTTGTACTTCTTGTGATTTTTCTCGGCATTGAAGCCAGCGATGTGCTCGACGGACATATTGCCCGATCCCGAAATCTTGTAACCGACATAGGAAAGGTTCTTGATCCCTTTGCCGATGTATTTAGTCGGATGACCTACTTTATTTGTTTTTCTGCAGTAGGCTTGATGCCTGTATGGATCTTTGTCATCCTTATCTACCGGGAACTTGCCATCACCTTTCTCCGCATGTACATGATCAAGAAGGGTTTTGTGATGGCTGCGTCGATATGGGGAAAGATCAAGGCGGTCTTTTACGCTTTTTCGGGAATTATCGGATTGGCGACCATCTTTACCGAACGTCTTTCTCCCTCTTCGGGGGCACTGCCGACCCTACGTAATATCAGCCTTGTTATCTTTTTGATTGCCGCTTTTGCTTCGGTGGCTTCCTTTCTTACCTATGTGAGGACGGTCGTTATCTTGGAGCGTTCCGGTGGGACTAGTAAGGTCTAA